The following proteins are co-located in the Hyalangium minutum genome:
- the glp gene encoding gephyrin-like molybdotransferase Glp, which produces MALTPLIPARQAALGAVTPVPPEPLPLLLAHGRFLAAAVQAARSLPGCDTSAMDGWAVRAEETLGATRDRPARLRIVDTVYAGTLPSRALQPGEAARIFTGAPIPAGADAVVRQEAARAEGDGWVSLFITVSPGKDIRLTGEEVLEGTPLFAAGQRVDAHVLGVLASMGATTALVRRAPRVAVLATGDELVPPGLPALPHQVYESNLHLIAALAREAGAEVVATERSRDDEAELRTTLSALSQRVDVLITTGGASVGDKDHVKRVLSGLGAQFLVDGVAFKPGKPVAVARLGALAVVVLPGNPGAATTAFDQFGRPLLLRFQGVHEERRRLRARLSEARHKQAGLAYLITATVEHREDGGRPWAQMRPQGSGQIFQNVDAEGLVVLPPGRADFSEGDEVEMELFDRPRYVAVEG; this is translated from the coding sequence ATGGCGCTCACTCCTCTCATCCCAGCGCGGCAAGCCGCACTCGGTGCCGTCACCCCGGTGCCGCCCGAGCCTCTGCCCTTGCTCCTGGCCCATGGCCGCTTCCTCGCGGCGGCGGTACAGGCCGCGCGCTCACTGCCTGGGTGCGACACCTCCGCCATGGATGGGTGGGCCGTGCGCGCGGAGGAAACCCTCGGCGCCACGCGGGATCGCCCCGCGCGCCTGCGCATCGTCGACACCGTGTATGCCGGGACCCTGCCCTCTCGCGCTCTCCAGCCGGGAGAGGCCGCGCGCATCTTCACCGGGGCGCCCATCCCTGCGGGCGCGGATGCCGTCGTCCGCCAGGAGGCCGCCCGGGCCGAGGGGGATGGCTGGGTCTCTCTCTTCATCACCGTCTCGCCTGGCAAGGACATCCGGCTCACGGGTGAGGAAGTTCTCGAGGGCACGCCCCTCTTCGCCGCCGGACAGCGCGTGGATGCGCATGTGCTGGGCGTGCTCGCGTCCATGGGGGCCACCACCGCGCTCGTGCGCCGAGCGCCTCGGGTGGCCGTGCTCGCGACGGGAGATGAGCTGGTCCCTCCGGGCCTGCCCGCGCTGCCGCATCAGGTCTACGAGAGCAACCTCCACCTCATCGCCGCGCTGGCCCGCGAGGCCGGTGCCGAGGTGGTCGCCACCGAGCGCTCCCGCGATGACGAGGCGGAGCTGCGCACCACCCTGTCGGCGCTGTCACAGCGGGTGGATGTGCTCATCACCACGGGCGGCGCCTCCGTGGGAGACAAGGACCACGTCAAGCGCGTGCTCTCCGGGCTGGGCGCCCAGTTCCTCGTGGATGGGGTGGCCTTCAAGCCCGGCAAGCCCGTGGCGGTCGCTCGGCTGGGAGCGCTGGCGGTGGTGGTGCTTCCCGGCAATCCCGGTGCGGCCACCACCGCGTTTGATCAGTTTGGCCGTCCGCTGCTGCTGCGCTTCCAGGGCGTGCATGAGGAGCGACGGCGGCTGCGTGCACGGCTCTCGGAGGCCCGGCACAAGCAGGCGGGCCTGGCGTACCTCATCACCGCCACGGTGGAGCACCGCGAGGACGGCGGACGGCCCTGGGCCCAGATGCGGCCGCAGGGCTCGGGACAGATTTTCCAGAACGTGGACGCGGAAGGGCTCGTGGTTCTGCCTCCCGGCCGCGCCGACTTCTCCGAGGGCGATGAGGTGGAGATGGAGCTGTTCGACCGGCCTCGGTACGTGGCGGTGGAAGGATGA
- the mobA gene encoding molybdenum cofactor guanylyltransferase has product MALFPDVTLAVVAGGQGRRLSGVPKGLLRVGDRTVLDRLLTLAPLFAEVLLVANVPEPYARFGLRTVPDAVPGKGAPGGVHAALAAARTEWVLAVACDMPFVSPEAVRVLLEARAPEAGAVCFTVEGRVEPLLAVYRSSLADPWGEHLQQGDPSLRELLSHARARLLPEEALRAVDAELRSLVNVNTPEDLLRHGLTRP; this is encoded by the coding sequence ATGGCGCTCTTCCCAGACGTGACGCTGGCGGTGGTGGCGGGAGGCCAGGGCCGGAGGCTCTCAGGCGTGCCCAAGGGGCTGCTGCGCGTTGGGGACAGGACGGTGCTGGACCGGCTGCTCACGCTGGCGCCCCTGTTCGCGGAGGTGCTGCTGGTCGCGAACGTGCCCGAGCCCTATGCCCGCTTCGGGCTGCGCACCGTCCCGGACGCCGTGCCGGGCAAGGGGGCTCCAGGCGGAGTCCACGCGGCGCTCGCGGCAGCGAGAACAGAGTGGGTGCTGGCGGTGGCGTGCGACATGCCCTTCGTGAGCCCCGAGGCCGTGCGCGTGCTCCTGGAGGCCCGAGCCCCCGAAGCCGGCGCCGTCTGCTTCACCGTGGAAGGCCGCGTGGAGCCACTGCTCGCCGTCTACCGAAGCTCTCTCGCGGACCCATGGGGTGAGCACCTTCAGCAAGGAGACCCGTCGCTGCGAGAGCTCCTCTCCCACGCCCGCGCGAGGCTGTTGCCGGAGGAGGCGCTCCGGGCGGTGGACGCGGAGCTGCGCTCCCTGGTGAACGTGAACACACCCGAGGACCTGCTCCGCCACGGCCTCACGCGGCCCTGA
- a CDS encoding response regulator has translation MSTTRQRGSVLIVEDDEDIRAAMAELLEGEGFEVAVASNGQEGLEVLSQIGPPCLVLLDLMMPVMNGEDFLRHVRQDPAQSDIPIIIVTASGRAPLPGTQGILKKPFEISELFSTVNLHCR, from the coding sequence GTGAGCACGACTCGACAGAGAGGCAGCGTCCTGATCGTCGAGGATGACGAGGACATTCGTGCGGCCATGGCGGAGCTCCTCGAGGGAGAGGGCTTCGAGGTCGCCGTCGCCTCCAACGGACAAGAGGGGCTCGAGGTACTGAGCCAGATAGGGCCGCCGTGTCTGGTCCTGTTGGACTTGATGATGCCGGTGATGAACGGCGAGGACTTCCTGCGGCACGTGCGCCAGGACCCGGCGCAGAGCGACATCCCCATCATCATCGTCACGGCCAGCGGGCGGGCGCCGCTGCCGGGCACCCAGGGCATCCTCAAGAAGCCGTTCGAGATCAGCGAGCTCTTCTCCACCGTGAACCTGCACTGCCGCTGA
- a CDS encoding sigma 54-interacting transcriptional regulator, with product MSEGSFADASTIGIKKRNSSEPVARLVPALTLVSHPMAHRVGERLLMEGVLSGRPVELSRNAPDFQRPDAVLGTPLADPFLSRKPVVFSQGSGGGVRLAPGDGIKVALAGEPLREPWEFSPEELSVGVVLELAERVVVLLHWADPSTRTAVDALGMVGTSAGIEQVRHHIEQVADLNVPVLVRGETGSGKELIARGIHQRSQRRDQAFVSVNMGAIPKELAPAELFGATKGAFTGSVKDREGFFGAAHDGSLFLDEVGEAPPEVQVMLLRVLETGEIFPVGERTPVKVDVRLIAATDAQLEQQIQDGRFKAPLLHRLAGYEIRVPPLRERREDIGLLFHHFAREELEAIGEAWRLKPEDASTEPWLPAPLASRLVRFGWPGNIRQLRNITRQLIIGSRGHPRLRLDPRLEKELDSSLQPRPGRPVAPAAPDVRVEAKPPTAAAKPPAEPKSSAARRKASDISETELLAALRGCAWDLKAAADRLGVPRSSIYDLIDKSPHIRTAGDLSVEEITRCFQECTGDLDAMAQRLEVSKRALGRRIKELGLGSGES from the coding sequence ATGAGCGAGGGAAGCTTTGCCGATGCCTCCACCATCGGCATCAAGAAGCGGAACAGCAGCGAGCCGGTGGCCCGGCTGGTTCCGGCGCTGACCCTCGTCTCCCACCCCATGGCCCACCGGGTGGGCGAGCGGCTGCTGATGGAGGGCGTGCTGTCGGGCCGGCCCGTGGAGCTGTCCCGGAATGCGCCGGACTTCCAGCGCCCGGACGCGGTGCTCGGCACGCCCCTGGCGGATCCGTTCCTGAGCCGCAAGCCGGTGGTGTTCTCGCAGGGCTCCGGGGGCGGCGTCCGGCTGGCGCCTGGGGATGGCATCAAGGTGGCGCTGGCGGGCGAGCCGCTGCGCGAGCCGTGGGAGTTCTCGCCCGAGGAGCTGTCGGTAGGCGTGGTGCTCGAGCTGGCCGAGCGCGTGGTGGTGCTGCTGCACTGGGCGGACCCTTCCACGCGCACGGCGGTGGATGCGCTGGGCATGGTGGGCACCAGCGCGGGCATCGAGCAGGTGCGCCACCACATTGAACAGGTGGCGGACCTGAACGTGCCGGTGCTCGTGCGCGGGGAGACGGGCTCGGGCAAGGAGCTGATCGCCCGAGGCATCCACCAGCGCAGCCAGCGCCGCGACCAGGCCTTCGTGAGCGTGAACATGGGCGCCATTCCCAAGGAGCTGGCGCCCGCGGAGCTGTTCGGCGCGACGAAGGGCGCCTTCACGGGCTCGGTGAAGGACCGCGAGGGCTTCTTCGGGGCCGCGCATGACGGCTCGCTCTTCCTGGACGAGGTGGGCGAGGCGCCGCCCGAGGTGCAGGTCATGCTGCTCCGGGTGCTGGAGACGGGCGAAATCTTCCCAGTGGGCGAGCGCACGCCGGTGAAGGTGGACGTGCGGCTCATCGCGGCGACGGACGCGCAGCTGGAGCAGCAAATCCAGGACGGGCGCTTCAAGGCGCCGCTGCTGCACCGCCTTGCGGGCTACGAGATTCGCGTGCCTCCACTGCGGGAGCGGCGCGAGGACATTGGCCTGCTCTTCCACCACTTCGCGCGCGAGGAGCTGGAGGCCATTGGCGAGGCGTGGCGGCTGAAGCCGGAGGACGCCTCCACCGAGCCCTGGCTGCCCGCGCCGCTGGCCTCGCGGCTGGTGCGCTTCGGGTGGCCCGGCAACATCCGCCAGCTTCGCAACATCACGCGCCAGCTCATCATCGGCAGCCGGGGGCACCCCCGGCTGCGGCTGGACCCCCGGCTGGAGAAGGAGCTGGATTCGTCCCTGCAGCCCCGGCCTGGGCGCCCTGTCGCGCCCGCGGCGCCAGACGTGCGAGTGGAGGCGAAGCCTCCCACCGCCGCCGCGAAGCCGCCGGCCGAGCCCAAGTCCTCCGCCGCCCGCCGCAAGGCCTCGGACATCTCCGAGACGGAGCTGCTCGCCGCGCTCCGGGGGTGCGCGTGGGATTTGAAGGCCGCCGCGGACCGGCTCGGCGTTCCCCGCTCCTCCATCTATGACTTGATCGACAAGAGCCCCCACATCCGCACCGCCGGAGACTTGTCCGTGGAGGAAATCACCCGCTGCTTTCAGGAGTGCACGGGGGACCTGGACGCCATGGCGCAGCGCCTCGAGGTCTCCAAGCGGGCCCTGGGCCGCCGCATCAAAGAGCTGGGGCTCGGCTCGGGCGAGAGCTGA